The following are encoded together in the Macadamia integrifolia cultivar HAES 741 chromosome 10, SCU_Mint_v3, whole genome shotgun sequence genome:
- the LOC122091075 gene encoding uncharacterized protein LOC122091075 has protein sequence MPGKGTTSVSSLVFRPISWFPMRFPLLTATVFMGMLFFWSIDGPAIRNSIRAWRNRREYSALKLQSLDNLPQYALYSPVNVIENHQNLTQRSFHGDVNPTHLNSSFHGDVNPTHLNSSHGDVNLSHLNSSHGDVNLSHLNSSHGDVNLSHHNSSQLSPLSSENVLRSDPDSSRNATLSARKDNGNKKRAPRMVHHDWISATLEPDFTSNLLSRWLAPGGEDCRYSVTEEIRIPGLDERNPVELSAGEIYRFVIHAVDGKGNPRCLGGDYFETDLSGELWKSRPPIGDLGNGSYSFSFQVHPDFSGEYNLTIILLFRHFEGLRFSPERFVYQRELRRFPIRFLKSNAQLPSLRICEKPDFTKDVWSGRWTRLAKKDDCNISNDGRYRCLEPEFSCQKPWCEGSLGSLESNGWVYSSHCAFRIFSTELAWECLQNRWIFFWGDSNHVDTIRNLLNFVLDLPEIKSVPRRFDTNFSNPRNNTQTIRITSIFNGHWIETKNYQGLDSLQNEGFRDVLKNFFSSEETVPDTVILNSGLHDGVHFKNIRQFAEAAERAATFWKGVLELVSKRGKRVPELLFRSTIATGGYARRLMFNPNKMDAFNGVLLDNLRRVGIVSGVIDDFDMTYPWHYDNRCNDGVHYGRSPAKAKWTDGEIGHQYFVDLMLGHVILNALCAR, from the coding sequence ATGCCGGGAAAGGGTACAACTTCGGTCTCGAGCTTGGTTTTCCGGCCAATCTCTTGGTTTCCGATGCGTTTCCCGCTACTAACAGCTACTGTTTTTATGGGAATGCTGTTCTTTTGGAGCATCGATGGACCAGCTATCAGAAACAGCATCAGGGCGTGGCGTAACCGGCGAGAGTATTCGGCCCTCAAGCTTCAAAGCCTAGATAATCTGCCTCAATACGCCCTTTACAGCCCTGTCAATGTGATAGAGAACCATCAGAATCTTACTCAGAGGAGCTTCCATGGCGATGTTAATCCGACCCACCTTAATAGCAGCTTCCATGGCGATGTTAATCCGACCCACCTTAATAGCTCCCATGGCGATGTTAATCTGAGCCACCTTAATAGCTCCCATGGCGATGTTAATCTGAGCCACCTTAATAGCTCCCATGGCGATGTTAATCTGAGCCACCATAATAGCTCCCAGTTGAGCCCTCTCTCGTCAGAAAACGTTCTCCGATCAGACCCTGATTCCTCTCGGAATGCCACTCTGTCCGCCCGTAAGGATAACGGGAATAAGAAACGAGCTCCGAGAATGGTTCATCATGATTGGATTTCTGCGACATTGGAGCCAGACTTCACATCGAATCTCCTATCTAGATGGTTAGCTCCGGGTGGTGAAGATTGTCGATATTCGGTGACTGAGGAGATTAGAATCCCAGGTCTAGATGAGAGGAACCCAGTTGAATTGTCTGCCGGAGAAATTTACAGGTTCGTTATCCACGCCGTGGATGGGAAAGGGAATCCACGCTGCTTGGGCGGAGACTATTTTGAAACCGACCTTTCCGGTGAGCTATGGAAGTCTCGACCGCCAATAGGAGACCTCGGCAACGGCTCTTATTCCTTCTCATTTCAAGTTCATCCCGACTTCTCCGGCGAATACAACCTAACCATTATCCTCCTTTTCCGTCACTTCGAGGGCCTTAGGTTCTCGCCGGAGCGGTTCGTCTACCAGAGGGAGCTGCGTCGATTCCCAATCAGGTTCTTGAAGAGCAATGCTCAACTGCCATCGTTACGAATCTGTGAGAAACCTGACTTCACCAAGGACGTCTGGTCCGGGCGGTGGACTAGATTGGCCAAAAAGGACGATTGCAATATTAGCAATGATGGTCGGTATCGGTGCCTGGAACCTGAGTTCTCCTGCCAGAAGCCATGGTGCGAGGGCTCGTTGGGTTCGCTGGAGAGCAACGGTTGGGTTTATTCGAGCCACTGCGCGTTTCGGATATTCTCCACAGAGCTAGCTTGGGAATGCTTGCAGAACCGATGGATTTTCTTCTGGGGCGATTCGAACCATGTGGACACGATACGGAACCTGCTAAATTTCGTTCTGGATTTGCCCGAAATCAAGTCGGTGCCGAGACGATTTGATACGAACTTCAGTAATCCAAGGAACAATACCCAGACGATTCGAATCACGAGCATCTTCAACGGGCACTGGATTGAGACAAAGAATTACCAGGGACTGGATTCCCTACAGAACGAAGGGTTCCGAGATGTACTGAAGAACTTCTTCTCCTCCGAAGAAACCGTGCCGGACACAGTGATTTTGAACTCGGGACTACACGACGGCGTCCACTTCAAGAACATAAGGCAGTTCGCAGAGGCGGCGGAGCGTGCGGCTACGTTCTGGAAAGGAGTGTTGGAATTGGTTAGTAAGAGGGGGAAGCGAGTGCCGGAGTTGCTTTTCCGGTCAACCATCGCCACCGGTGGGTACGCGAGGAGGTTGATGTTCAATCCCAATAAGATGGATGCCTTCAATGGAGTGTTGTTGGATAACCTGCGGCGCGTGGGGATCGTGTCCGGAGTGATTGACGATTTCGATATGACGTACCCGTGGCACTACGACAACCGTTGTAATGATGGGGTCCACTACGGTAGGTCCCCCGCGAAGGCTAAATGGACGGACGGTGAGATCGGGCATCAGTATTTTGTTGATCTCATGCTGGGCCATGTCATACTCAACGCCCTCTGCGCAAGATAG